From one Bacteroides intestinalis DSM 17393 genomic stretch:
- a CDS encoding endo-1,4-beta-xylanase, with translation MVMFSVTGFSQGAKGKKVKGAPVFSQVVYQGNDRVYSENPLSPGEFYNPILQGCYPDPSITRKGDDYFLVCSSFAMFPGVPIFHSKDLVNWTQIGHVLDRTSQLKVHDTGISAGVYAPAIKYNPNNDTFYMITTQFAGGFGNIIVKSKDPFKGWSDPIKLNFDGIDPSIFFDDNGKAYVVHNDGPKRGEELYNGHRVIKIWEYDVENDQVIPGTDQVIVNGGVDLSKKPIWIEAPHIYKKDGRYYLMCAEGGTGGWHSEVIFVSDNPKGPFIPAPSNPILSQRYLDHNRKNMVDWAGHADLVEGPDGKYYGVFLAIRPNEKGRVNIGRETFILPVDWSGEFPVFENGLIPMEPKLKTPAGVENKTGKDGYFPNGNFTFTENFTSPQLDYRWIGLRGPREEFISILKDGGLQVTPFPVNIKEVKPTSTLFYRQQHNNFSFTTTLNYTPKTEKDLAGITCVQSENFNYVFGLMKQDKDFHMVLAKTEKGNTRLLASAKVDMKNPIRLQVKGVGDNYDFSYSLDGNNFVLLGNTVSGDILSTNVAGGFTGCLIGLHATSANDIRVNNLKDAYADYFTIGCAVNMANFNSSQQIALITSNFNSITAENDMKPQPTQPAEGKWNWENADKIANFARAHKIGLRGHCLVWHAQTGDWMFHDEKGDLVSKEVLFERMRTHIHTIVNRYKDVVYAWDVVNEAMTDDAKAEIPYRQSLYYKIAGDEFIKKAFEYAHEADPKALLFYNDYNETNPAKRDRIYNMVKSMKAEGIPISGIGMQGHYNVLSPTEDEFRKALELYSQVVDNIHITELDVRINTREQGGQLSVNQEGKKLELTPEADAAQVAQYDMLFRVMRDYKHVISNVTFWNVYDGDSWLDRRWGNRQRNYPLLFDENLLPKSSYYKVLTF, from the coding sequence ATGGTAATGTTTTCAGTAACAGGATTTAGCCAGGGAGCTAAAGGTAAAAAGGTAAAGGGTGCTCCGGTATTCTCGCAGGTGGTCTATCAGGGCAATGATCGGGTGTACAGTGAGAATCCTCTGTCGCCCGGTGAGTTTTATAACCCTATTTTGCAGGGTTGCTATCCCGATCCGTCCATAACTCGCAAAGGGGATGACTATTTTCTGGTGTGTTCATCGTTTGCCATGTTTCCCGGTGTGCCTATTTTCCACTCAAAAGATTTGGTGAACTGGACGCAGATCGGCCATGTGCTGGACCGTACTTCACAGTTGAAAGTACATGATACGGGTATCAGTGCCGGTGTATATGCTCCGGCCATCAAGTATAACCCCAATAATGATACTTTCTATATGATTACCACTCAGTTTGCAGGGGGATTCGGGAATATCATTGTAAAGTCGAAAGATCCTTTCAAAGGATGGAGTGATCCTATTAAGTTGAATTTTGACGGTATCGACCCATCTATCTTTTTTGATGATAACGGCAAGGCGTATGTGGTTCATAACGATGGACCGAAGCGTGGCGAAGAACTCTATAACGGACACCGTGTGATTAAAATCTGGGAGTATGATGTGGAAAACGATCAGGTGATTCCCGGTACGGATCAGGTTATTGTAAACGGGGGCGTGGATTTATCCAAAAAGCCTATCTGGATTGAGGCTCCCCATATCTATAAGAAAGACGGACGCTACTATCTGATGTGTGCCGAAGGTGGTACGGGGGGCTGGCATAGTGAAGTTATCTTTGTGAGTGATAACCCGAAAGGCCCCTTTATCCCGGCTCCGAGCAATCCTATCCTGAGCCAGAGATATTTGGATCATAACCGGAAGAATATGGTAGATTGGGCAGGACATGCCGATTTGGTAGAGGGACCTGATGGCAAGTACTACGGTGTATTTCTGGCTATCCGCCCCAATGAAAAGGGCAGAGTGAATATCGGTCGGGAGACATTTATCCTGCCGGTAGACTGGTCGGGTGAATTCCCCGTCTTTGAAAACGGACTTATCCCGATGGAGCCAAAGCTGAAGACTCCTGCAGGTGTTGAAAATAAAACCGGAAAAGACGGCTATTTCCCTAACGGTAATTTTACGTTTACCGAAAACTTCACATCTCCGCAACTGGATTACCGCTGGATTGGTTTGAGAGGTCCTCGTGAAGAATTTATTTCAATTCTGAAGGACGGAGGATTACAAGTCACCCCGTTCCCGGTAAACATAAAAGAAGTGAAACCAACTTCGACGCTTTTCTATAGACAGCAGCATAATAACTTCTCATTTACTACTACTTTGAACTATACTCCGAAAACGGAGAAAGACTTAGCAGGTATCACTTGTGTGCAGAGTGAAAATTTTAATTATGTTTTCGGTCTGATGAAGCAAGATAAAGATTTCCATATGGTGCTGGCGAAGACAGAAAAAGGCAATACCCGCCTTCTTGCAAGTGCAAAGGTGGATATGAAGAATCCAATCCGGTTGCAGGTGAAAGGTGTAGGAGATAATTATGACTTTAGTTATTCGCTGGATGGGAATAATTTCGTGCTGCTGGGTAACACCGTGTCCGGTGATATTCTTTCAACCAATGTTGCCGGTGGCTTTACTGGTTGTCTGATAGGTTTGCATGCTACTTCTGCCAATGATATTCGAGTGAATAATCTAAAGGATGCCTATGCTGATTATTTCACTATAGGATGTGCGGTGAATATGGCGAATTTTAATTCATCTCAACAGATAGCATTGATTACTTCTAACTTCAACAGTATCACTGCGGAGAATGATATGAAACCTCAACCCACACAGCCTGCAGAGGGAAAATGGAACTGGGAAAATGCCGATAAGATTGCTAACTTCGCACGTGCCCATAAGATTGGACTTCGGGGACATTGCCTGGTTTGGCATGCTCAGACCGGAGATTGGATGTTCCATGATGAAAAAGGTGATTTAGTTTCAAAGGAAGTGTTGTTTGAGAGAATGAGAACTCATATTCACACTATCGTCAATCGTTATAAAGATGTTGTTTATGCATGGGATGTGGTGAACGAAGCAATGACAGATGATGCGAAAGCGGAGATTCCTTACCGTCAGTCTCTCTATTACAAGATTGCAGGTGATGAGTTTATTAAAAAGGCTTTTGAGTATGCTCATGAAGCGGACCCTAAAGCATTGCTTTTCTATAATGATTACAATGAAACGAATCCTGCCAAGCGCGATCGTATCTATAATATGGTTAAGAGTATGAAGGCCGAAGGAATACCCATTTCCGGTATCGGAATGCAAGGACACTACAATGTTCTTTCTCCTACGGAAGATGAGTTCAGAAAGGCTCTCGAACTTTATTCACAAGTGGTTGATAATATTCATATTACTGAATTGGATGTTCGTATCAACACTCGGGAACAAGGCGGACAGCTCAGTGTAAATCAGGAGGGTAAGAAGTTGGAACTGACTCCTGAGGCGGATGCGGCACAAGTGGCCCAGTATGATATGTTGTTCCGGGTGATGCGTGATTATAAGCATGTGATTAGTAACGTAACTTTCTGGAATGTGTATGATGGCGATTCATGGTTGGATCGTCGTTGGGGGAATCGTCAGCGTAATTATCCGCTTCTGTTTGATGAGAACCTGTTACCGAAGTCTTCATATTATAAGGTGCTGACTTTCTAA
- a CDS encoding glycoside hydrolase family 43 protein — MQRRFYLFLLVTILYSCTALSQGSSAGNPVMYADVPDMSMIRVGDTYYMSSTTMHMAPGVPIMKSKDLVNWELVNYCYDILADVDALNLNNGKNAYGSGTWASCIRYHNNMYYVSTFSSTTGKTYIYATEDIEKGPWKTVTFTPSYHDHTVFFDDDGRIYIIWGGGKLHIAELKPDLSGIKEGTERIFIENASAPSGDNVGLPAEGSQLFKVNGKYYLFNITWPRGGMRTVVIHRADNMNGPWEGRVALQDKGVAQGGLIDTPDGRWFAYLFRDNGAVGRIPYLVPVKWEDGWPVLGINGKVPETLDLPASKGLIPGIVASDEFIRKKKDAALPLVWQWNHNPDNSLWSVGERKGYLRLKTGRVDADFLSARNTLTQRTVGPVCSGTTSMDVSNMKEGDFAGLALLQKKYGFVGVMYENGVKKIVMVSAQTDKPEEVESLPLNQDTVFLKAECNFTDRKDMADFYYSLDGKKWIKIGSQLKMAYTLPHFMGYRFGLFNYATKTSGGYVDFDYFRISDKK, encoded by the coding sequence ATGCAAAGACGTTTTTATCTTTTCTTGCTGGTAACCATCCTGTATAGTTGCACAGCTCTGAGCCAGGGAAGCTCAGCCGGAAATCCGGTGATGTATGCCGATGTACCCGATATGTCGATGATTCGGGTAGGAGATACCTATTATATGAGTAGTACGACCATGCACATGGCTCCGGGAGTCCCCATTATGAAATCGAAAGATCTTGTAAACTGGGAATTGGTGAATTATTGCTATGATATTCTGGCAGATGTGGATGCGCTGAACCTGAATAATGGAAAAAATGCGTATGGAAGCGGAACATGGGCAAGCTGTATTCGCTATCATAATAATATGTATTATGTATCGACATTCTCCAGCACTACCGGGAAGACCTATATATATGCTACGGAAGATATAGAAAAAGGTCCTTGGAAAACAGTCACGTTTACTCCCTCTTATCATGATCATACGGTTTTCTTTGATGATGATGGTCGAATTTATATCATCTGGGGAGGTGGTAAACTGCATATAGCGGAGTTGAAGCCCGATTTATCCGGCATCAAAGAAGGCACTGAACGTATCTTTATTGAGAATGCCAGTGCTCCGTCAGGGGATAATGTCGGTTTGCCCGCTGAGGGTTCACAGTTATTTAAGGTGAATGGGAAGTATTATTTATTTAATATAACCTGGCCGAGGGGAGGAATGCGTACAGTGGTTATTCACCGCGCTGATAATATGAATGGCCCTTGGGAGGGTAGAGTAGCTTTGCAGGATAAAGGTGTGGCTCAAGGAGGCTTGATAGATACGCCTGATGGCAGATGGTTTGCTTATCTTTTCCGTGATAATGGCGCGGTAGGCCGTATTCCTTACCTTGTTCCGGTAAAATGGGAAGATGGCTGGCCCGTTCTTGGAATAAATGGAAAAGTTCCGGAAACATTGGATCTACCGGCAAGTAAAGGCTTAATACCGGGTATTGTAGCTTCGGATGAGTTTATACGCAAGAAAAAAGATGCAGCTTTGCCGCTGGTTTGGCAGTGGAATCACAACCCGGATAATTCTCTTTGGTCGGTTGGTGAACGAAAGGGGTATCTGCGCCTTAAAACCGGACGGGTGGATGCTGATTTCTTGTCTGCACGAAATACATTGACACAGCGAACGGTTGGTCCGGTATGTTCGGGAACCACTTCTATGGATGTATCTAATATGAAAGAGGGAGATTTTGCAGGTCTTGCACTTCTTCAGAAAAAATATGGATTCGTAGGTGTAATGTATGAAAACGGGGTAAAGAAGATTGTAATGGTAAGTGCGCAGACTGATAAGCCGGAAGAGGTGGAAAGTCTGCCACTGAACCAGGATACAGTATTCTTGAAAGCCGAATGTAACTTCACGGATAGGAAAGATATGGCAGACTTCTACTATAGCCTGGATGGCAAGAAGTGGATTAAAATAGGTAGTCAGCTTAAAATGGCCTATACCCTCCCACATTTTATGGGGTACCGTTTCGGACTATTCAATTATGCTACCAAGACTTCCGGGGGGTATGTAGACTTTGACTATTTCCGTATCAGCGATAAGAAATAA
- a CDS encoding glycosyltransferase family protein → MRILLLGEYSGLHCSLADGLRALGHEVCVASDGCGWKNYPRDIALDRPTNSLYDGISCLLRILRHLPSFRNYDVVQLISPYFLHLRSERTLPAYHYLRRFNGKVFLGAFGTDYYYIRACMETDTYRYSDFKTGNCYRDTDFNKMTLQDWYYGGAAHATRTIAESCNGIMACLWEYYVAYQLLFPEKTAFVPLPINLHKIVSRIRTVPEILNFFIGIQNFKDTVKGTDVMLPVLQEVQRKHPDLCRITEVHDVPYARYQQLMDDADVQLDQLYSYTPSMNSLLAMAKGVTVVGGGEPENYEILNETELRPIINVLPDEQDIYKKLEEIVLHKERIPELSAQSVAYVAKHHDHIKVARQYLDFWERH, encoded by the coding sequence ATGAGAATATTGTTACTTGGAGAATATAGTGGATTACATTGTAGCCTTGCTGATGGGCTTCGGGCATTAGGACATGAAGTTTGTGTTGCTTCCGATGGCTGCGGCTGGAAAAATTATCCGCGTGATATAGCTTTGGATCGTCCTACGAATAGTTTATATGATGGGATTTCTTGTCTTTTACGTATTTTGCGCCATTTGCCAAGTTTTCGTAATTATGATGTCGTTCAACTGATTAGCCCCTATTTCTTGCATTTGCGTAGTGAGCGTACTTTGCCTGCTTACCACTATCTGCGCAGATTTAATGGCAAAGTCTTTTTAGGTGCTTTTGGAACTGATTATTATTATATCCGCGCCTGTATGGAGACTGATACTTATCGCTACTCTGATTTTAAAACCGGTAACTGCTATCGTGATACCGATTTTAATAAAATGACTCTTCAGGATTGGTATTATGGGGGAGCTGCTCATGCTACCCGCACCATTGCCGAAAGTTGCAATGGTATAATGGCTTGCCTGTGGGAGTATTATGTTGCTTATCAGCTTCTTTTCCCGGAGAAGACAGCATTTGTACCTTTACCGATCAATCTGCATAAAATCGTTTCGCGTATTCGCACTGTGCCGGAGATACTGAACTTTTTTATTGGTATCCAGAACTTTAAAGATACTGTGAAAGGTACTGATGTCATGCTGCCTGTGTTGCAAGAAGTGCAACGCAAGCATCCCGACCTTTGCCGGATTACCGAAGTGCATGATGTGCCTTATGCCCGTTATCAGCAATTGATGGATGATGCGGATGTCCAGTTAGACCAGTTGTATTCATATACTCCTTCTATGAACTCACTGCTTGCCATGGCAAAAGGAGTAACTGTTGTGGGAGGCGGTGAACCCGAAAACTATGAAATCTTAAATGAAACGGAGCTTCGCCCCATTATCAATGTCTTGCCTGATGAACAGGATATTTACAAGAAACTGGAAGAGATTGTTCTTCATAAAGAACGTATTCCGGAACTGTCGGCGCAAAGTGTAGCATACGTAGCCAAACATCATGATCATATCAAAGTAGCCCGGCAATACCTCGATTTCTGGGAACGGCATTAA
- a CDS encoding glycosyltransferase family 2 protein: protein MSPFISIIIPFYGTADPVLLQRCLDSIRRQGMEEGSYEIIVVDDNGKGLGGARNQGIRQATGTYLMFVDADDYLFPNLSYCFPYLLKYTPDVCSFQMCEVNRPGVIPQSFNYKWEVYESGAEYMSKNNFMGTAWRHFFSRSFLNIHGLAFAESCFHEDEDFVAKAYCLASTTLITDYPVYAYFRSSSSIIHERALQIRLKRLNDFRGMLYRVRNLLCSLESDGKIIPMQVKALRRRLNFLMIDYIRQMWRNKCSVGEINHWMSILKAEGLLPLSDEWYSWKYGLVYPVVNAYIRLFI, encoded by the coding sequence ATGAGTCCTTTTATCAGCATAATTATTCCCTTTTACGGTACGGCAGACCCGGTGCTGCTGCAACGTTGTCTTGATTCTATCCGCCGGCAAGGGATGGAAGAGGGAAGCTATGAGATAATTGTGGTGGATGACAATGGAAAAGGATTAGGTGGGGCACGTAATCAGGGTATCCGTCAGGCAACGGGTACCTATCTGATGTTTGTAGATGCAGATGATTATCTTTTCCCAAATCTATCCTATTGCTTTCCTTATCTCTTGAAATATACGCCAGATGTTTGTTCTTTTCAGATGTGTGAGGTTAACCGGCCTGGCGTTATACCTCAATCTTTTAACTATAAATGGGAGGTTTATGAGTCAGGAGCCGAATATATGAGTAAGAATAACTTTATGGGTACTGCATGGAGGCATTTCTTTAGTCGTAGCTTTCTAAATATTCATGGATTGGCATTTGCCGAGTCGTGTTTCCATGAAGATGAAGATTTTGTGGCAAAAGCATATTGCTTGGCATCGACTACTCTCATTACTGATTATCCGGTTTATGCCTATTTTAGAAGTTCCTCTTCTATTATTCACGAAAGAGCTTTGCAAATACGTTTAAAGAGATTGAATGATTTCCGGGGTATGCTATACAGGGTAAGAAACTTATTATGTTCCCTTGAAAGTGATGGGAAGATTATTCCCATGCAGGTAAAAGCCTTACGTCGGCGCCTGAATTTCCTTATGATTGATTATATCCGTCAGATGTGGCGCAATAAATGTAGTGTCGGAGAGATAAATCACTGGATGAGTATTTTAAAAGCGGAAGGGTTGTTACCTTTGTCTGATGAGTGGTATTCCTGGAAGTATGGTTTGGTATATCCTGTTGTCAATGCTTATATCCGTTTGTTTATATGA
- a CDS encoding TolC family protein, which produces MKKNLIMGCMAVFAVSVQAQEGWTLRQCIDYAIEHNISIRRTANAAEQSAVSVNTAKWARLPNLNGSAGQSWNWGRTQTAVKNEATGDYSTVYVNTSSNSTNMSVSASVPLFSGLEIPNQYALSKLNLKAAIADLEKAKEDISINIASAYLQVLFDQELYQVAISQVALSKEQLARIARLAELGKASPAEVAEAKARVAQDEMKAVQADNNYQLALLDLSQLIELETPEGFSLSAPAVKLDLLPLTPPDEVYQTALTSKAAVQAAKYRLEGSEHSIRIAQSAFYPKLNLNGSLGTNYYSTLDRNFSQQMRDNFSKYVGLSLSVPIFNRFATRNRVRTARLQQENYSLQLDDVKKTLYKEIQQAWYNALASESKYTSSSTATNASAESFKLMSEKYDNGKATAVEYNEAKQNLMKAQSDELQAKYEYLFRTKILDFYKGIPIE; this is translated from the coding sequence ATGAAGAAGAACTTAATAATGGGATGCATGGCCGTCTTTGCCGTCTCAGTACAGGCTCAGGAGGGCTGGACGCTGCGCCAGTGCATCGACTACGCTATAGAACATAATATTAGCATCCGCCGGACTGCCAATGCTGCGGAACAAAGTGCCGTGAGTGTGAACACGGCTAAATGGGCACGCCTACCGAATCTGAATGGTAGTGCCGGGCAAAGCTGGAACTGGGGACGTACGCAAACGGCTGTAAAGAATGAAGCCACTGGTGATTATTCTACGGTTTATGTCAATACAAGTAGTAACAGCACCAATATGTCTGTGTCTGCCAGTGTTCCCTTATTTTCCGGTCTGGAAATTCCCAATCAGTATGCTTTGTCTAAATTGAATCTGAAAGCCGCTATTGCGGATTTGGAAAAGGCTAAGGAGGATATTTCCATTAATATTGCTTCTGCGTATTTGCAGGTGCTATTCGATCAGGAGCTATATCAGGTAGCCATCAGTCAGGTGGCATTGAGTAAAGAACAGTTGGCACGTATTGCACGTCTTGCCGAACTGGGTAAAGCATCTCCTGCCGAGGTTGCTGAGGCTAAGGCTCGCGTGGCACAAGATGAGATGAAAGCTGTACAGGCAGATAATAATTACCAGCTTGCTTTACTTGATCTTAGCCAGCTTATAGAGTTGGAAACTCCGGAAGGGTTTTCTTTATCAGCTCCTGCGGTAAAATTGGACCTGCTTCCTCTTACTCCACCGGATGAGGTTTATCAGACGGCATTAACAAGTAAAGCTGCTGTTCAGGCTGCAAAATATCGTTTGGAAGGTAGTGAACATAGTATTCGTATTGCTCAGAGTGCTTTTTATCCTAAATTGAATCTGAATGGTAGTCTTGGTACGAATTATTATTCTACTCTCGATCGTAATTTCAGTCAGCAAATGCGGGATAACTTTAGCAAGTACGTAGGACTCAGTCTTAGTGTGCCCATCTTTAACCGTTTTGCCACTCGCAATCGTGTACGTACTGCCCGCTTACAGCAGGAGAATTATTCTTTGCAGTTGGACGATGTAAAGAAGACGCTCTATAAGGAAATACAGCAGGCATGGTACAATGCATTGGCTTCCGAGAGCAAATATACCAGTAGTAGTACAGCTACCAATGCCAGTGCAGAGTCTTTCAAACTGATGAGTGAAAAGTATGACAATGGTAAAGCAACCGCTGTAGAGTATAACGAAGCGAAACAGAATCTGATGAAAGCCCAATCTGATGAATTGCAGGCTAAATATGAATATCTGTTCCGTACAAAGATATTGGACTTCTATAAAGGAATACCGATTGAATAA
- a CDS encoding efflux RND transporter periplasmic adaptor subunit yields the protein MKKYLKIALLVVVAAIFIFTFVFLYQKSKPKITVYETITPAVADLEKTTVATGKVEPRDEILIKPQISGIIDELYKEAGQTIRKGEVIAKVKVIPELGTLNSAESRVRLAELNAKQGETDFARVEKLFEDKLVSREDYEKAEVSVKQAREELQTAKDNLEIVKEGITKNSASFSSTLIRSTIDGLILDVPVKAGNSVIMSNTFNDGTTIATVANMNDLIFRGKIDETEVGRVHEGMPVKLTIGALQNLSFDAILEYISPKGVEENGANQFEIKAAIQVPDTVMIRSGYSANAEIVLERAQQALTLPESTIEFSGDSTFVYVMTDSVPTQKFERKEVKVGMSDGIKIVIKDGVDGKSKVRGAEKKDK from the coding sequence ATGAAAAAGTATCTGAAAATCGCATTGTTGGTAGTTGTAGCTGCCATTTTCATCTTCACGTTCGTGTTCCTTTATCAGAAGTCTAAACCGAAGATTACGGTTTATGAGACAATTACTCCGGCAGTAGCTGATCTGGAGAAAACAACGGTGGCAACCGGAAAGGTGGAACCGAGAGACGAGATCCTTATCAAGCCTCAGATATCGGGTATCATTGACGAGCTGTATAAAGAAGCCGGACAAACGATACGTAAGGGTGAAGTGATTGCTAAAGTGAAAGTAATTCCCGAACTGGGTACGCTGAACTCTGCCGAGAGCCGTGTGCGTCTGGCTGAACTCAATGCGAAGCAGGGTGAAACTGACTTCGCTCGTGTAGAGAAATTGTTTGAGGACAAGCTGGTTAGCCGTGAGGACTATGAAAAAGCTGAGGTTAGTGTGAAACAGGCACGTGAGGAGTTGCAAACAGCTAAGGATAATCTGGAAATTGTGAAGGAGGGTATTACAAAGAACAGTGCTTCTTTTTCAAGTACGCTGATCCGTTCTACAATCGACGGCTTGATTCTGGATGTACCAGTAAAGGCCGGTAACTCGGTAATTATGAGTAATACATTCAATGATGGTACTACAATCGCTACGGTTGCTAACATGAACGATCTCATCTTTAGAGGTAAGATTGACGAAACGGAAGTAGGACGTGTGCATGAAGGAATGCCGGTGAAGCTGACAATCGGCGCTTTGCAGAATCTTTCATTCGATGCTATACTGGAATATATTTCTCCGAAGGGAGTGGAGGAGAATGGTGCCAATCAGTTTGAAATAAAAGCGGCTATCCAGGTACCGGATACGGTGATGATCCGTTCGGGTTATTCTGCTAATGCGGAAATTGTACTGGAACGTGCACAGCAGGCACTTACCTTGCCTGAGAGTACAATCGAATTCAGTGGGGACAGCACATTCGTATATGTGATGACGGATAGTGTGCCTACCCAGAAGTTTGAACGTAAAGAAGTGAAAGTTGGCATGAGCGATGGTATCAAGATTGTTATCAAAGACGGTGTAGACGGTAAGTCTAAAGTACGTGGTGCAGAAAAGAAGGATAAATAA
- a CDS encoding ABC transporter permease, with the protein MRIDIDSCEEILITITRNKTRSLLTAFGVFWGIFMLVALIGGGQGMQQAMSSQFEGFATNSAFLVSQKTGEAYKGFRKGRWWDLELSDIERLRHGVNEIDVITPSIAYWGRTAIHGDKKYDCSVKGLYPEYEHIEHQEMAYGRFINDVDIKEARKVCVIGKRVYESLFRPGEDPCGKYIRVDGIYYQVIGMCSSEGNMNIQGQASEAVTLPYTTMKQAYNLGNRIHVICFTVKPNIKVTDIQDKVERIVKAAHYISPDDKQAVMMLNAEAMFSMVDNLMTGVRILIWMVGLGTLFAGAIGVSNIMMVTVRERTTEIGIRRAIGARPRDILQQILSESMVLTTIAGMAGISFAVLVLQVLEVAANDPGHITTHYQVSFGLAIGTCALLIGLGVLAGLAPAYRAMAIKPIEAIRDE; encoded by the coding sequence ATGAGAATAGATATAGACTCTTGTGAGGAAATCCTCATCACGATTACAAGAAACAAAACGCGGAGCTTACTGACGGCTTTTGGTGTATTCTGGGGCATTTTTATGCTGGTGGCACTCATTGGTGGTGGCCAGGGGATGCAGCAGGCTATGAGTTCCCAGTTCGAGGGCTTTGCCACGAATTCTGCTTTTCTGGTTTCGCAGAAGACGGGGGAAGCGTATAAAGGTTTCCGCAAAGGACGCTGGTGGGATTTGGAACTATCGGACATTGAGCGTCTGCGTCATGGGGTGAATGAAATAGATGTCATTACACCGTCCATCGCTTATTGGGGAAGAACAGCCATACACGGAGATAAAAAATATGATTGTAGTGTAAAGGGACTGTATCCCGAGTATGAACATATAGAGCATCAAGAGATGGCATACGGACGCTTTATTAATGATGTGGATATTAAGGAGGCGCGTAAAGTGTGTGTGATTGGTAAACGTGTGTATGAAAGCTTATTCCGCCCGGGAGAAGATCCATGTGGAAAGTATATTCGGGTAGACGGTATTTATTACCAGGTTATCGGTATGTGCTCGTCCGAGGGGAATATGAATATCCAGGGACAAGCATCGGAGGCTGTGACTTTGCCTTATACTACCATGAAACAGGCATATAATCTGGGTAACCGGATACATGTGATATGTTTTACAGTGAAACCGAATATTAAGGTAACGGATATTCAGGATAAGGTAGAGCGCATTGTAAAGGCGGCTCATTACATATCTCCGGATGATAAGCAGGCAGTGATGATGCTGAATGCAGAGGCTATGTTCTCTATGGTGGATAATCTGATGACTGGTGTCCGGATTTTGATCTGGATGGTAGGTTTGGGTACTTTATTTGCCGGAGCAATTGGTGTATCGAACATTATGATGGTAACGGTGCGCGAACGTACTACGGAAATCGGTATTCGACGCGCTATTGGAGCACGTCCACGGGATATTCTGCAACAGATTCTTTCGGAAAGTATGGTGCTGACCACGATTGCGGGTATGGCAGGTATTTCTTTTGCCGTATTGGTGTTGCAGGTATTGGAGGTTGCTGCCAATGATCCGGGGCATATAACTACGCATTACCAGGTTTCATTCGGGCTGGCTATCGGTACATGTGCGTTGCTGATAGGTTTGGGGGTACTAGCAGGGCTGGCTCCCGCTTATCGTGCCATGGCGATCAAGCCTATCGAGGCTATCAGGGATGAATAA